Proteins co-encoded in one Arachis hypogaea cultivar Tifrunner chromosome 13, arahy.Tifrunner.gnm2.J5K5, whole genome shotgun sequence genomic window:
- the LOC112737754 gene encoding uncharacterized protein, whose protein sequence is MVREVSESCLDSLLTEVVSCYCNRFYPNKHDLAARRIEAIGYQVGHQLSERYTMERPRFNDHLEAIKFICKDFWLELFKKHVDNLRTNHRGTFVLQDNKFCWLARMSIDPLADSGKSPEDITSPTAGNKATHAMKMHLYFPCGILRGFLTNLGILCAVSADILTLPTCAFTIRIKA, encoded by the exons ATGGTGAGAGAAGTTTCAGAGAGTTGTTTGGATAGCCTGTTGACAGAGGTGGTTTCGTGCTATTGCAACCGATTCTACCCTAATAAGCATGATCTTGCTGCTCGCAGAATCGAGGCTATTGGATACCAGGTTGGTCACCAGCTCTCTGAAAG GTACACCATGGAGCGGCCACGATTCAATGACCATCTGGAAGCCATCAAGTTCATTTGCAAGGATTTTTGGCTTGAGCTCTTTAAGAAGCATGTAGACAACTTGAGGACAAACCATAGG GGTACCTTTGTATTGCAAGATAATAAATTTTGCTGGCTTGCGCGAATGTCAATTGATCCATTAGCTGATAGTGGTAAGTCACCCGAAGATATTACATCTCCTACAGCTGGGAACAAGGCAACACATGCAATGAAAATGCATCTTTATTTCCCATGTGGCATCCTTAGGGGATTTCTTACAAACCTGGGAATTCTTTGTGCCGTTTCTGCAGATATATTAACCCTTCCAACAT